One genomic segment of Aminivibrio sp. includes these proteins:
- a CDS encoding heavy metal-binding domain-containing protein — MQKTSVPVLTVDSLPGRNFQYLGCVTASSCLSKSFVQDLSSNLKNWTIGGELNQYRAMIDQSVALVMERIAEEAGKIGADMVLGFKLSTTSVSSGAAEVIGYGTAVKLEKQKSAAD; from the coding sequence ATGCAGAAAACCAGTGTTCCCGTTCTCACCGTGGACAGCCTTCCCGGAAGAAACTTCCAATACCTTGGCTGCGTAACCGCTTCAAGCTGCCTCTCGAAATCCTTTGTCCAGGACCTCTCTTCCAACCTGAAAAACTGGACTATCGGAGGGGAACTGAACCAATACCGGGCCATGATTGACCAATCGGTGGCCCTGGTGATGGAACGAATTGCCGAAGAGGCAGGAAAAATCGGAGCGGATATGGTGCTTGGCTTCAAGTTGTCTACGACCAGCGTTTCTTCCGGAGCCGCAGAAGTTATCGGGTACGGGACGGCCGTAAAGCTGGAGAAACAAAAAAGTGCTGCAGATTGA
- the brxF gene encoding BREX-3 system P-loop-containing protein BrxF codes for MAEPLADIVIHKMEQAAELYHRLVILVASAGSGKTAVLLDVHKRTAAPYINVNLELSRRMLDLTERQRALQIPRLLLDIVGEDPVVLLDNIEILFDVSLKLDPLRLLQGLSRNRTVVAAWSGSIIGENLVYAAPDHPEYKRYPVQALLVVSPEAIAW; via the coding sequence ATGGCAGAACCTCTCGCCGATATCGTAATTCACAAAATGGAGCAGGCGGCAGAGTTGTATCACCGCCTGGTCATTCTTGTGGCTTCTGCTGGTTCGGGTAAGACCGCTGTTCTTCTGGACGTCCATAAACGCACTGCAGCTCCCTATATTAATGTAAATCTGGAACTCTCCAGGCGCATGCTCGATCTCACCGAGCGGCAGAGAGCATTGCAGATACCCCGTCTTCTCTTGGATATTGTGGGAGAAGACCCTGTCGTCTTGTTGGACAATATCGAAATTCTCTTCGACGTCTCGCTCAAGCTGGACCCGCTGCGGCTTTTACAGGGACTCTCCCGGAACAGGACGGTGGTTGCCGCGTGGAGCGGATCCATTATCGGCGAAAATTTAGTCTACGCAGCGCCGGATCATCCTGAATACAAACGGTATCCTGTGCAGGCCCTTCTCGTAGTCAGCCCCGAGGCGATTGCATGGTGA
- a CDS encoding DUF6079 family protein, with amino-acid sequence MKYGELIQFEPIETTIQLRDADKASAAQHLVQTYVISGEMAERLVNLVIPQLQFDHPMDNKGLLVVGNYGTGKSHLMSVLSAIAENDSLLPNLNDRNVAAAAAGICGRFKVIRTEIGATTMSLRDILVAELEEHLTAMGVPYLFPAADKVPNNKRAFEEMMTAFHQVFPDHGLLLLVDELLDFLRTRKDQDLILDLNFLREVGEVCKDLRFRFIAGVQEAIFDSPRFSFVADSIRRVKDRFEQVLIARRDVKFVVAERLLRKTAEQQSRIRDHLKPFTKYYDRMNERMDEFVRLFPVHPDYIDTFERVTAVEKREVLKTLSLAMKKMLDKNVPQDEPGLIAFDSYWSTLRENASFRAIPDIRAVIDCSQVLESRIESAFPRKQYKPMALRLIHALSVHRLTTGDIYAPMGASAEELRDRLCLFDPMIAELGSDEPDKDLQTHVETVLREIHKTVSGQFISSNQDNRQYYLDLKKTDDYDALIEKRAESLNASQLDRYYYEALRRVMECTDQTYVTGYKIWQHELEWLERKAARLGYLFFGAPNERSTAVPQRDFYIYFIQPNDPPRFKDTKEPDEVFFRLKDIDEEFQIALKSYTAALDLSATSSGNAKATYESKANGFLKKLVQWLQKNMTNAFEVTYQGQARTIAEWAKGKSIRNLSGVAPNETINFRDLVNTIAGICLAPHFENQAPDYPFFSILITGSNRAQAAQEALRAIAGQSRTKQATSVLDALELLDGEKLDPYKSKYVRIILDAVKAKPHGQVINRSEIIQSDHGVEYMNTGGSRLEPEWVTVLAAALVYSGDIVLAIPGRKFDATGLQQLAASGMDELVRFKHLEQPKDWNIPALTALFKLLDMPPGLVQLVTQGKDDPVQNLQQSVGKVIKRIVMAQQALREGLSFWGLDLASVSRTASGGSDDDRQNRNVQLENAKTFFESLQAYSSPGKLKNFSYSVPDVQGHGNAVKTLDELDALREFIMGNGTTVFWLSDAERALPPDHDWVDRMRTIRQDVLDILKKANPAELASQSRSISSQLQGLKKEYITAYMGLHTRARLGVKDDNRKAGLLNDQRLQTLLKLAGIELMPRQQLTEFQNRLVELKSCFALTEKDLDATPVCPHCGFRPSVETNVHAGSQLIDQLDDQLEALITNWTSVILKNLGDPVTRANMELLKADDREKLKIFIKTKELPEPLDNNFLHALKEVLSGLVRVTVKSQELQQALQVEGGPATPAEMKKRFEEYLEQLTRGKDPAKVRIVME; translated from the coding sequence ATGAAATACGGAGAGCTCATCCAGTTCGAGCCCATTGAGACTACCATCCAGCTTCGGGACGCCGATAAGGCTTCAGCCGCGCAACATCTTGTTCAAACTTACGTCATCTCGGGGGAGATGGCCGAAAGGCTGGTGAACCTTGTCATTCCCCAGCTTCAGTTCGATCATCCCATGGACAACAAGGGCCTGCTGGTTGTGGGCAACTACGGCACAGGCAAATCCCATCTCATGTCGGTATTATCAGCCATTGCAGAAAACGATAGCCTGCTCCCGAACCTGAACGACAGAAACGTGGCTGCTGCGGCAGCCGGGATCTGCGGTCGCTTCAAGGTTATCCGGACCGAGATAGGGGCCACCACAATGTCTCTCCGGGACATACTTGTCGCCGAACTGGAGGAACACCTGACAGCCATGGGCGTACCCTATTTATTCCCGGCTGCTGACAAGGTGCCCAACAACAAACGTGCCTTCGAGGAAATGATGACGGCCTTCCACCAGGTTTTCCCCGATCACGGACTGCTTCTTCTGGTGGACGAACTGCTCGATTTCCTTCGCACTCGAAAGGACCAGGACCTGATACTCGACCTCAATTTTCTTCGGGAGGTCGGGGAGGTATGCAAAGACCTTCGTTTCCGCTTTATCGCCGGTGTCCAGGAAGCCATTTTCGACAGTCCCCGTTTTTCTTTCGTGGCCGACAGTATCAGAAGGGTAAAGGACCGCTTCGAGCAGGTACTCATTGCCCGCAGGGACGTCAAGTTCGTGGTGGCCGAACGTCTGCTCAGGAAAACAGCCGAACAGCAGTCAAGGATTCGTGACCACCTGAAACCTTTTACCAAATACTATGACCGCATGAACGAGCGCATGGACGAATTTGTCCGGCTCTTCCCCGTACACCCTGACTATATAGATACTTTCGAGCGTGTGACTGCCGTTGAAAAACGGGAAGTGCTCAAGACTCTGTCTCTGGCCATGAAGAAGATGCTTGACAAAAATGTGCCACAGGACGAGCCCGGCCTTATCGCCTTTGACAGCTATTGGAGCACCCTTCGAGAAAATGCCTCGTTCCGTGCCATTCCAGATATCCGGGCCGTCATCGACTGCAGCCAGGTGCTTGAATCCCGTATAGAGAGCGCTTTCCCGCGCAAACAATATAAACCTATGGCTCTGCGCCTTATCCATGCGTTGTCCGTGCACCGCCTAACCACCGGCGACATTTACGCCCCCATGGGAGCGTCCGCGGAAGAACTGCGCGACCGACTCTGCCTTTTCGATCCAATGATTGCCGAACTGGGCAGCGATGAACCGGACAAAGACCTGCAGACACATGTGGAAACTGTTCTTCGGGAGATCCATAAAACGGTCAGCGGGCAATTCATCTCGTCCAACCAAGACAACCGCCAATATTACCTGGACCTTAAAAAAACAGACGACTACGATGCCTTGATCGAAAAACGGGCCGAAAGTCTCAATGCCTCCCAGCTCGACCGATACTATTATGAAGCCCTTCGCCGTGTTATGGAGTGCACAGACCAGACCTACGTGACGGGCTACAAGATATGGCAGCACGAACTCGAATGGCTTGAACGCAAAGCGGCCCGCCTCGGGTATCTATTCTTCGGTGCTCCCAACGAACGCTCCACCGCTGTGCCGCAGCGGGATTTCTATATCTACTTCATCCAGCCGAACGATCCTCCTCGGTTCAAAGACACGAAAGAACCGGATGAAGTCTTTTTCCGGCTGAAAGACATCGACGAAGAATTCCAGATCGCACTGAAAAGCTATACTGCCGCCCTGGACCTTTCCGCCACGTCATCGGGCAATGCCAAGGCCACCTATGAATCCAAGGCCAACGGTTTCCTGAAGAAACTGGTCCAGTGGCTGCAGAAGAACATGACCAACGCTTTTGAGGTCACTTACCAGGGCCAAGCCCGGACCATTGCCGAATGGGCAAAAGGCAAATCTATTCGGAATCTGTCCGGTGTGGCCCCCAATGAGACTATCAACTTCCGAGACCTGGTAAACACCATCGCCGGTATCTGCCTGGCGCCCCACTTTGAGAACCAGGCACCGGACTATCCCTTCTTTTCGATCCTTATCACCGGCAGCAACCGCGCCCAGGCGGCACAGGAGGCTCTGCGGGCAATTGCCGGCCAGAGCCGCACCAAGCAGGCCACATCCGTTCTTGATGCTCTGGAACTGCTCGACGGCGAGAAGCTGGATCCCTACAAATCCAAATACGTTAGGATTATTCTTGACGCAGTCAAGGCCAAACCTCACGGACAGGTGATAAACCGCAGCGAAATAATTCAGAGTGACCACGGTGTAGAGTACATGAACACCGGAGGTTCCCGCCTCGAGCCCGAATGGGTGACTGTTCTGGCGGCGGCACTGGTGTACTCGGGGGATATCGTCCTCGCTATCCCGGGCAGGAAATTCGACGCAACCGGGCTTCAGCAGCTCGCTGCGTCCGGCATGGATGAACTGGTCCGGTTTAAACATCTGGAGCAGCCGAAGGACTGGAATATTCCCGCCCTCACTGCGCTGTTCAAACTGCTTGACATGCCCCCGGGCCTGGTACAGCTGGTCACCCAGGGGAAAGACGATCCGGTACAGAACCTGCAGCAGTCAGTGGGCAAGGTTATCAAGCGCATTGTCATGGCACAGCAGGCCCTGCGTGAAGGGCTCTCCTTCTGGGGGCTTGATCTGGCTTCCGTGTCACGGACAGCGAGCGGAGGATCGGATGACGACCGTCAAAACCGGAACGTGCAGCTGGAAAACGCGAAAACGTTCTTTGAGTCGCTCCAGGCCTATTCTTCCCCGGGAAAGTTGAAGAACTTCAGCTACAGTGTTCCCGACGTTCAGGGCCATGGCAATGCCGTGAAGACTCTCGATGAACTGGACGCTCTGCGCGAATTCATAATGGGAAACGGAACGACGGTGTTCTGGCTCTCTGACGCGGAGAGGGCGTTGCCTCCGGATCACGACTGGGTAGACCGCATGAGGACGATCCGGCAGGATGTGCTAGATATCCTCAAGAAAGCAAACCCGGCAGAACTCGCTTCACAATCCCGCAGCATCAGTTCACAGCTTCAGGGATTGAAAAAAGAGTACATTACTGCCTATATGGGGCTTCATACCAGGGCGAGACTGGGCGTCAAGGACGACAATCGCAAGGCGGGATTGCTCAACGATCAACGCCTGCAAACCCTGCTCAAGTTGGCCGGTATCGAACTGATGCCCCGGCAGCAGCTCACAGAATTCCAGAACCGGCTGGTCGAGCTGAAAAGCTGTTTTGCCCTGACAGAGAAAGATCTTGACGCTACACCTGTCTGCCCTCATTGCGGTTTCAGGCCGTCAGTAGAAACTAATGTACACGCTGGATCTCAGTTGATAGACCAGCTGGACGATCAGCTTGAGGCCTTGATAACGAACTGGACATCTGTAATCCTCAAAAACCTCGGTGATCCCGTCACCCGAGCCAACATGGAACTGCTGAAAGCTGACGATCGTGAGAAACTAAAGATTTTCATCAAAACAAAAGAACTGCCCGAACCTCTTGACAATAACTTTCTCCATGCTCTGAAGGAAGTTCTCTCCGGCTTGGTCAGGGTCACCGTAAAATCACAGGAGCTGCAGCAGGCCCTGCAGGTTGAAGGCGGACCGGCTACACCGGCGGAAATGAAAAAACGCTTTGAGGAGTATCTAGAACAGCTCACCAGGGGAAAAGATCCTGCAAAGGTGCGGATTGTCATGGAATAA
- a CDS encoding DNA methyltransferase has product MCDDRNEILSLGYKVEKNGDIEFAGENVLNKSANSSKIGYRHSIISDLGVSATNIAANYLLPFDIPGFEAKARKILKDLKEDLGWMYQTYHIDGKTKCQIEYTVWSELFSCPECGGEIVFTEQAYDEESQMVSKNIICNHCGANAKNKQALDLMFETRIENGVFIEKPKRIPVLIKYKYGKSTFEKKPDQHDADVLKKIEAMPMPDVVPFIPIPEMQMANVGRMKTTKISHIHLLFLPRVLHSMSYIWKAVSLEKNSRIRQQLYYLFEQGIWTSSICNSYRPAGFSQVSQYMKGVYYVPSQHSELSPWYVHEGKLKRLTKVFSSQPRSLGTTVISTASSTSIHCPNDSIDYIFTDPPFGENIYYSDLNFLIEAWLGVFTNPAKEAIIDKVKEKKLSDYQSLMEQCFSEYFRVLKPGRWITIEFSNTKASVWNSIQTAIANAGFIVASVSALDKKQGTFQAVNTPTAVKQDLVISAYKPNGGFEDRFQKEAQTEEGVWDFVRTHLKYLPVTKQQGTLLQFVPERDPRILFDQMVAYYVRKGYPVPISSQEFQIGLSQRFIERDGMFFLPDQVAEYDRKKMTSGELKQMSMFVSDEASAIQWLRQLIKEKPQTFSDINPQFMQQLGGWSKNEAQLDLRELLNQNFLCYDGKGPVPEQIHAYLSTNWKELRNLPKDAPALVTKARDRWYVPDPNKSGDLEKLREKALLKEFEEYKEVKKKLKVFRLEAVRAGFKKAWQERDYVTIISVAEKIPNNVLEEDPKLLMWYDQAVTRLGED; this is encoded by the coding sequence ATGTGTGATGACCGAAACGAAATCCTTTCGCTTGGATACAAAGTTGAAAAGAATGGGGATATAGAGTTTGCAGGCGAAAATGTACTAAATAAATCGGCAAATTCCTCTAAAATTGGATATAGACACTCGATAATAAGTGATTTGGGTGTTTCTGCAACAAATATTGCAGCAAATTATTTGCTGCCATTTGATATTCCTGGTTTCGAAGCTAAGGCACGAAAAATACTCAAAGATTTAAAAGAAGATCTTGGATGGATGTATCAAACATATCATATCGATGGAAAAACAAAATGCCAAATAGAGTACACGGTCTGGAGCGAGCTATTTTCTTGTCCAGAATGCGGCGGGGAAATTGTTTTTACAGAACAGGCATATGATGAAGAGAGTCAGATGGTTTCAAAAAACATAATATGTAATCATTGTGGAGCTAATGCAAAGAACAAGCAAGCCTTAGATCTGATGTTTGAGACAAGGATAGAGAATGGTGTTTTCATCGAAAAGCCAAAAAGAATTCCAGTTTTAATCAAATATAAGTATGGTAAATCAACTTTCGAAAAAAAACCAGATCAGCATGATGCAGACGTATTGAAAAAAATCGAGGCAATGCCCATGCCTGATGTAGTTCCATTCATACCTATTCCTGAAATGCAGATGGCGAATGTAGGTCGGATGAAAACAACTAAAATTAGTCATATTCATTTACTATTCCTACCGAGGGTACTTCATTCAATGAGTTATATCTGGAAAGCCGTATCACTTGAGAAGAACTCTCGTATCAGGCAACAATTATATTATCTATTCGAGCAGGGAATATGGACAAGCTCTATTTGTAATTCATATAGACCAGCTGGTTTTTCGCAAGTCTCTCAGTATATGAAGGGAGTGTATTATGTTCCTTCTCAACATTCAGAATTGAGTCCATGGTATGTCCATGAAGGAAAGTTGAAAAGACTTACCAAAGTATTTTCAAGCCAACCTCGCTCACTTGGAACTACAGTAATTTCAACAGCAAGCTCAACAAGTATTCATTGTCCAAATGATTCTATAGATTACATTTTTACAGATCCACCTTTTGGTGAGAATATCTATTATTCAGACCTGAATTTCCTTATTGAGGCATGGTTAGGAGTTTTTACAAATCCAGCTAAAGAAGCAATTATTGATAAGGTTAAAGAAAAAAAATTATCTGATTATCAATCACTTATGGAGCAATGCTTTAGCGAATATTTCAGAGTTTTAAAGCCGGGCCGCTGGATAACAATCGAGTTTTCCAATACAAAAGCATCTGTCTGGAACAGTATCCAAACAGCTATTGCAAATGCTGGCTTTATTGTAGCCAGTGTTTCAGCCCTCGATAAAAAACAAGGTACTTTTCAAGCAGTTAATACACCCACAGCCGTCAAACAAGACCTCGTTATCTCGGCCTACAAACCCAACGGCGGCTTTGAAGATCGCTTTCAGAAAGAGGCACAAACGGAAGAAGGCGTTTGGGACTTTGTTCGTACACACTTGAAGTATTTGCCGGTCACCAAGCAACAGGGAACCTTGCTACAGTTCGTCCCGGAACGTGATCCACGCATCCTGTTCGACCAGATGGTAGCCTACTACGTCCGAAAAGGCTACCCCGTGCCGATCTCCAGCCAGGAGTTCCAGATTGGGCTGTCGCAACGTTTCATCGAGCGCGACGGCATGTTTTTCCTGCCGGATCAGGTGGCCGAATACGACCGCAAGAAGATGACCTCGGGTGAACTCAAGCAGATGTCTATGTTCGTCTCCGACGAGGCATCCGCCATCCAATGGCTCCGCCAGCTCATCAAGGAAAAGCCCCAGACCTTCTCCGACATCAATCCGCAGTTTATGCAACAACTTGGCGGCTGGAGCAAGAACGAGGCCCAGCTCGACCTGCGCGAACTGCTGAACCAGAACTTCCTCTGCTACGACGGCAAAGGCCCTGTGCCCGAGCAAATCCACGCCTACCTCTCCACCAACTGGAAGGAACTGCGCAACCTGCCAAAGGATGCCCCGGCGCTGGTGACCAAGGCCCGCGACCGCTGGTACGTACCCGATCCCAACAAGTCGGGCGACCTGGAGAAACTACGCGAGAAGGCTCTGCTCAAGGAGTTCGAGGAATACAAAGAGGTCAAAAAGAAACTCAAGGTCTTCCGCCTCGAAGCTGTCCGTGCCGGTTTTAAGAAAGCTTGGCAGGAACGGGATTACGTCACCATAATTTCTGTGGCTGAAAAGATCCCCAATAATGTTCTGGAAGAAGACCCCAAACTGCTCATGTGGTATGACCAGGCAGTTACTCGTTTGGGTGAGGATTGA
- a CDS encoding DUF3644 domain-containing protein has translation MPKVKREVTEFKRRAINSLVLSVELFNRPHEQGRAEGVLILMHHAFEMLLKAIIKDKTGTVHIKGGKYSYSFDKCLEMTENSLKTLSADERATLSILDAHRDTAIHYYQEVSEDLLYLQAQAGVTLFGDLLNRVFNENLADCIPDRVLPVSTRPPKDLKVLIDCELRQVDQLLLVGSRKGIQAAARLRSILALATATRDDSERVSEGELRNAIRRRRRGDDWKLILPEVAQLKLETQGNGIPIFLRIKKDADLAVRLAKDGETVVGALIKQEYDWLDKYNLTVTDIAKKVKLSIPKVRAYLFELDIWTNPEMYGEKKIKAQIYKRYTKKTLEAIREILTRIPVEAVWEKFGKRAMGKEK, from the coding sequence ATGCCGAAAGTCAAGAGGGAAGTTACAGAGTTTAAAAGACGTGCCATCAATTCCTTAGTGCTTAGTGTCGAGTTGTTTAACCGACCTCATGAACAGGGCCGTGCTGAAGGTGTTCTGATTCTTATGCATCACGCATTTGAAATGTTACTAAAAGCAATCATAAAAGACAAAACAGGTACTGTTCACATAAAGGGTGGGAAATACTCGTATAGTTTTGATAAATGTTTGGAAATGACGGAGAATTCGCTCAAAACGCTTTCGGCCGATGAGCGTGCAACTTTGTCCATTCTCGATGCACATCGAGACACTGCGATTCACTACTACCAAGAAGTATCAGAAGACCTGCTTTATCTACAAGCACAGGCTGGAGTTACTCTTTTTGGCGATCTGCTTAATCGAGTTTTCAATGAGAATCTTGCTGATTGTATCCCAGATCGTGTGCTGCCAGTTTCGACTCGTCCCCCGAAAGATCTGAAAGTGTTAATTGATTGTGAACTAAGACAGGTCGATCAACTATTACTAGTGGGGAGCCGCAAAGGGATTCAAGCAGCGGCGAGATTACGATCGATCCTTGCGTTAGCCACTGCAACACGTGATGATTCAGAGCGGGTTTCTGAAGGTGAACTCAGAAATGCCATCAGGAGGAGACGGCGGGGAGATGACTGGAAATTAATTTTGCCTGAGGTCGCCCAACTGAAGTTAGAAACCCAAGGAAACGGAATTCCGATTTTCCTTCGAATCAAGAAAGATGCTGACCTTGCTGTTCGTCTAGCCAAGGACGGTGAGACGGTCGTTGGAGCTTTGATCAAGCAAGAATATGACTGGCTTGATAAATACAACCTAACTGTTACTGACATCGCTAAAAAAGTTAAACTTTCTATTCCAAAGGTGCGAGCCTATTTGTTTGAATTGGATATATGGACAAATCCTGAAATGTACGGTGAAAAGAAGATCAAGGCTCAAATTTATAAACGCTATACCAAGAAGACATTGGAGGCAATACGTGAAATACTAA